In the Candidatus Baltobacteraceae bacterium genome, one interval contains:
- a CDS encoding WYL domain-containing protein: protein MTATQDERAEPKVVLLVRLLNAIDEGRHSFADLKLRIADGKPPSTRTLRRYLSILADAGFPWYFDRRLGTYRFSEGYSLKRLNLSSRELFGLVTLKRLGASLGGTLASAIEDAASKLVEIADARGAVQLETGSSLALRIDQVVLEPEAERVFESLREAEIARRRVSFKYIDKKGARSERNIDPYGFIVSSGRVYLVGYDHTRSDMRVFAVDNVSTPKILPNRFERPADFDLNAFGAHSLSGVHHSSAPTEITIRFSSIVAKAARRARVAPQSSFVEQSDGSLEIVYAVADPLEIVRWSLGWGGEAEVTAPESARASAREMIEQIARQYTR from the coding sequence ATGACTGCGACGCAAGATGAACGAGCGGAACCAAAAGTCGTCCTTCTCGTGCGCTTGCTCAACGCGATCGACGAGGGCCGTCATTCGTTCGCAGACTTGAAGCTCCGCATCGCCGACGGAAAGCCGCCCAGCACGCGAACGTTACGGCGTTACCTCTCGATTTTGGCCGACGCCGGATTCCCATGGTATTTTGACCGGCGACTGGGGACATACCGGTTCAGCGAAGGCTACAGTCTCAAGCGCCTCAACCTATCTTCACGCGAGCTGTTTGGCCTCGTTACGCTCAAACGGCTCGGCGCTTCGCTGGGTGGGACGCTCGCGAGCGCGATCGAGGATGCCGCATCCAAACTCGTCGAGATCGCGGACGCACGCGGTGCGGTTCAGCTCGAGACGGGTTCGTCGCTTGCACTGCGCATCGATCAAGTCGTGTTGGAGCCTGAAGCCGAGCGCGTCTTCGAATCGCTGCGTGAAGCCGAGATTGCGCGACGGCGTGTATCGTTCAAGTACATCGACAAGAAAGGCGCGCGCAGCGAACGCAACATCGATCCCTACGGATTCATCGTGTCGAGCGGACGCGTCTATCTCGTCGGTTACGATCACACACGCTCCGACATGCGCGTCTTCGCGGTCGACAACGTAAGCACGCCGAAGATCTTGCCGAATCGGTTCGAGCGTCCGGCCGATTTCGATTTGAACGCGTTCGGCGCGCACTCGCTGTCGGGCGTCCATCACTCCTCAGCGCCCACCGAGATCACGATTCGATTTTCGTCGATCGTCGCAAAGGCCGCGCGGCGAGCGCGCGTCGCGCCGCAAAGCAGCTTCGTCGAACAGAGCGACGGTTCGCTCGAAATTGTTTATGCGGTCGCCGATCCGCTCGAGATCGTGCGATGGTCGCTAGGATGGGGCGGCGAAGCCGAGGTTACCGCCCCGGAGTCCGCGCGCGCATCGGCGCGCGAGATGATCGAACAGATAGCAAGGCAATACACACGTTGA
- a CDS encoding 2Fe-2S iron-sulfur cluster-binding protein, protein MIIPHAPVEAPPRTLELTLDGKTVTVTEGMTLLDACRQAAIETPTLCYLENLTPVNACRVCVVEVEGSRVLVPSCARKAEAGMVVKTDSDRVRHSRKMVLEFLGSSVDLSTAPDAQRYIAEYDADPSRYGPDAETVAQPVKVDNELYVRDYSKCIACYKCVEACGTDAQNTFAIAMAGRGFGAHISTEFDVPLPDSACVYCGNCIGVCPTGALMFSSEHEMRESGTWNEQEQTATDTICSYCGVGCTLTLHVQDNSIVKVTSPIENGVTSGHLCVKGRFGGVYVQSTSGEV, encoded by the coding sequence ATGATCATTCCACACGCACCGGTCGAAGCGCCGCCGCGCACGCTCGAGCTGACGCTCGACGGTAAGACTGTCACCGTCACCGAAGGCATGACGTTGCTCGACGCGTGCCGACAAGCCGCGATCGAAACGCCGACGCTCTGCTATCTCGAAAATCTCACACCGGTGAATGCCTGCCGCGTCTGCGTCGTCGAAGTCGAAGGCTCACGCGTGCTCGTTCCATCCTGCGCGCGAAAAGCCGAAGCCGGCATGGTCGTGAAGACCGATTCGGACCGCGTGCGTCACAGCCGCAAGATGGTTCTCGAGTTTCTCGGCTCGTCGGTCGACCTTTCGACCGCACCGGACGCGCAACGCTACATCGCGGAATACGACGCCGATCCGAGCCGGTATGGTCCCGATGCGGAGACGGTGGCGCAACCGGTCAAGGTCGACAACGAGCTGTACGTGCGTGACTATTCGAAATGCATCGCGTGCTACAAGTGCGTCGAAGCCTGCGGGACCGACGCGCAAAACACGTTCGCCATCGCGATGGCGGGACGCGGCTTCGGCGCGCACATCTCGACCGAGTTCGATGTTCCGTTACCGGATTCGGCCTGCGTTTACTGCGGCAACTGTATCGGCGTCTGCCCGACGGGTGCCCTCATGTTCAGTTCCGAGCACGAAATGCGTGAATCCGGAACCTGGAACGAACAAGAGCAGACCGCCACGGATACCATTTGCTCGTACTGCGGCGTCGGCTGTACCTTGACGCTTCATGTACAAGACAACTCTATCGTAAAAGTGACGTCGCCGATCGAAAACGGCGTCACGAGCGGCCACCTTTGCGTCAAGGGACGCTTCGGCGGCGTCTACGTTCAAAGCACATCGGGGGAAGTCTAA
- a CDS encoding molybdopterin-dependent oxidoreductase has product MKPYTRLQHPLVRENGKLRKATWDEALERAAAGLRDARERGATKTYGMFSCSKATNEMNYAAQKFARAVMRSNNIDSCNRTUHAPSVVGLTTVFGAGGGTSSYREVEETDLIILWGSNARETHPIFFHHVLKGIHNGAKTYVVDPRRTSSAQWADLWMGLEVGSDIALANAVGHEILAAGLENRAFIERATSDFEAYKKCVERYTPEYAEEITGVPAAAIRQLAHAYARAERAIICWTLGITEHHNAVDNVRSLINLSLLTGHVGRWGSGVCPLRGQNNVQGGGDMGAIPNKYPGGQDVESPEARTKFEAAWHTSPLPERNGHNLSQMFEAAEHGELDTLYVIGENPAQSEADQEKALRLLTGMKCLIVQDIFLTKTGELADVVLPASASWCESEGTVTNSERRVQRVRKALNPPGEARDDIEIIAELAKRLGSDWGDVSPASMWEECRNLSPWHLGMTYERLEQLGGIQWPCYNLDHPGEVFLHARLWEDPIEGARAPFAAVEDDPPVEKLDDEFPLRLTTGRRLDSYNTGVQSGGYVSPLRRGESLDISPADAKSYGLTEGETIRVRSRRGAVEMPVHIDPALRAGLVFTTFHFNDDIATNVLTIDAIDPKSGTAEFKAAAVAIEKVAPVRRTAAAAGQAVSA; this is encoded by the coding sequence ATGAAGCCTTACACTCGACTGCAGCATCCGCTTGTCCGTGAGAACGGTAAGCTTCGCAAAGCGACGTGGGACGAAGCGCTCGAGCGCGCAGCGGCTGGTCTGCGCGACGCACGCGAGCGTGGCGCGACGAAGACGTACGGGATGTTCAGTTGTTCGAAGGCAACCAACGAGATGAACTACGCCGCGCAAAAGTTTGCGCGGGCGGTGATGCGCAGCAACAACATCGACTCGTGTAATAGGACTTGACACGCTCCCAGCGTCGTCGGTCTGACGACAGTGTTCGGTGCAGGCGGGGGAACGAGTTCCTATCGCGAGGTCGAGGAGACGGACCTCATCATTCTTTGGGGCTCGAATGCGCGTGAAACGCATCCGATCTTCTTCCATCATGTCCTCAAAGGAATTCATAACGGCGCGAAAACGTACGTCGTCGATCCTCGCCGTACGAGCAGCGCGCAGTGGGCCGATCTCTGGATGGGCCTCGAAGTCGGCAGCGACATCGCGCTCGCAAATGCAGTCGGGCATGAGATATTGGCCGCAGGTCTCGAGAATCGCGCATTCATCGAACGCGCGACGTCCGACTTCGAAGCGTACAAAAAGTGCGTCGAGCGCTACACGCCGGAATACGCGGAGGAGATCACCGGCGTGCCGGCCGCTGCAATTCGCCAGCTCGCGCACGCGTACGCACGCGCCGAGCGCGCGATCATCTGCTGGACGCTCGGCATCACCGAGCATCACAATGCCGTCGACAACGTGCGTTCGTTGATCAATCTTTCGCTATTGACCGGCCATGTCGGCCGCTGGGGCTCCGGCGTCTGTCCGCTACGCGGACAAAACAACGTCCAGGGCGGCGGCGACATGGGCGCAATTCCGAACAAATATCCGGGCGGACAAGACGTGGAAAGCCCCGAGGCGCGTACAAAGTTCGAAGCCGCGTGGCACACATCACCGCTTCCCGAGCGCAACGGTCACAATCTCTCGCAGATGTTCGAAGCTGCCGAACATGGTGAGCTCGATACGCTCTACGTCATCGGAGAGAATCCGGCGCAGTCGGAAGCCGACCAAGAAAAGGCACTCCGTCTGCTGACCGGCATGAAGTGCTTGATCGTTCAAGACATCTTCCTCACCAAGACCGGCGAGCTCGCGGACGTTGTCTTGCCCGCTTCGGCCAGCTGGTGCGAATCTGAGGGAACCGTGACGAACAGCGAGCGTCGTGTACAGCGTGTACGCAAAGCGCTCAACCCACCGGGTGAAGCCCGCGACGACATCGAGATCATCGCCGAATTAGCGAAACGGCTTGGCTCCGATTGGGGCGACGTTTCGCCCGCGTCGATGTGGGAAGAGTGCCGCAATCTTTCACCCTGGCATCTCGGCATGACGTACGAGCGGCTCGAGCAGCTCGGCGGGATTCAGTGGCCGTGCTACAACCTCGACCATCCGGGCGAAGTCTTCTTGCACGCGCGGCTATGGGAAGATCCGATCGAAGGAGCACGCGCGCCGTTCGCGGCTGTCGAGGATGATCCGCCCGTCGAGAAACTCGACGACGAGTTCCCTCTACGCCTCACGACAGGCAGGCGGCTCGACTCATACAACACCGGCGTGCAAAGCGGCGGCTATGTCTCGCCGTTACGCCGCGGCGAATCGCTCGACATCTCCCCGGCAGATGCAAAGAGTTACGGTCTCACGGAAGGCGAAACCATTCGCGTCCGTTCACGCCGCGGCGCAGTCGAAATGCCCGTGCATATCGATCCGGCACTGCGTGCCGGCCTCGTGTTCACGACGTTCCACTTCAACGACGACATTGCAACGAACGTCCTCACGATCGATGCGATCGATCCCAAATCCGGAACGGCTGAGTTCAAAGCTGCGGCGGTTGCGATCGAAAAGGTGGCTCCGGTACGCCGTACGGCCGCGGCCGCCGGTCAAGCGGTGAGCGCCTAG
- a CDS encoding ABC transporter substrate-binding protein: MPEFRRDADVPRSEFLRRTGALGIAGATALGFPLLETRPVGAAPLPPPKEVIAAGGGATIKIGHVDSFSGVYAAAGESQQTGLEAALDIAMKKNNRIKYVLLRGDDASKPATGVNETKRLVLQEKVDLLVGGLSSAVGLAVSATSEELGNFFIAIGTHDTNITGAKVNRVCFRATASLQMLANATCPSLLMLGKKWYFIVADYAFGTDGRDRFKKILLAHGGRVVGEDLHPLGATEYSSYMTKAGNTDADVMVFCNYGPDTQNSVSAFVRQGLHKKMKVGGILCGNEVAVGMPTEEIAGSLWGYVWGPDAGGARTEYIWNQIKPRAVGFPPNWRQYLGFITGEQVVDRLNAAGSTDTEKLIAAFEGHHYDCGKRQPAYWRDCDHEAVQETYAGILLPKTKRKSEGEFFAIHDRAGGEFAAGPCSSPDSEAAHKIISSQKVPAREGYTPVTVKA; this comes from the coding sequence ATGCCCGAATTTAGACGAGACGCTGACGTTCCGCGTTCTGAGTTTCTTCGCCGGACCGGCGCACTGGGGATCGCGGGGGCTACCGCTCTTGGATTCCCGTTGCTCGAGACGCGTCCCGTCGGTGCGGCTCCGCTACCGCCCCCGAAAGAGGTAATCGCAGCCGGTGGCGGTGCGACGATCAAGATTGGGCACGTCGATAGTTTCTCCGGCGTCTATGCTGCGGCAGGCGAATCGCAGCAGACCGGCCTTGAAGCCGCACTCGATATTGCGATGAAAAAGAACAATCGCATCAAGTACGTGCTCCTTCGCGGTGATGACGCATCGAAACCAGCGACGGGCGTTAATGAAACGAAGCGCCTGGTTTTGCAAGAGAAGGTCGACCTTCTCGTCGGCGGACTTTCGTCTGCCGTCGGTCTGGCCGTTTCGGCGACCTCCGAAGAGCTCGGTAACTTCTTCATTGCAATCGGAACGCACGATACGAACATCACGGGCGCGAAAGTCAACCGTGTCTGTTTTCGAGCCACGGCCTCACTTCAGATGCTTGCGAACGCTACGTGCCCTTCGCTTCTGATGCTGGGCAAAAAATGGTACTTCATCGTCGCCGACTACGCGTTCGGCACCGACGGTCGCGACCGATTCAAGAAGATTTTGCTGGCGCACGGCGGCCGGGTCGTGGGCGAAGATCTGCATCCGCTCGGCGCAACCGAATACTCGTCGTATATGACGAAGGCCGGCAACACCGATGCCGACGTCATGGTGTTCTGCAACTACGGCCCGGATACACAAAACTCGGTCAGCGCGTTCGTGCGCCAAGGCCTACACAAGAAAATGAAAGTCGGCGGCATTCTGTGCGGCAACGAAGTCGCGGTCGGCATGCCGACCGAAGAAATCGCGGGATCGCTCTGGGGTTACGTCTGGGGTCCGGATGCAGGCGGCGCACGGACCGAATATATCTGGAATCAAATCAAGCCACGCGCCGTCGGCTTTCCGCCGAACTGGCGCCAGTATCTCGGGTTCATCACGGGAGAACAAGTCGTTGACCGACTCAACGCTGCCGGCTCGACGGACACCGAGAAGCTCATTGCAGCGTTCGAAGGCCACCACTACGACTGCGGCAAGAGGCAACCCGCGTATTGGCGCGACTGCGACCACGAGGCCGTCCAGGAAACCTACGCTGGGATATTGCTGCCAAAGACTAAGCGCAAATCGGAGGGTGAGTTCTTCGCGATCCACGATCGCGCCGGCGGCGAGTTTGCCGCGGGTCCGTGCTCAAGCCCCGACTCGGAAGCCGCGCACAAGATCATCAGCTCGCAAAAGGTCCCGGCTCGCGAGGGCTACACCCCGGTAACCGTCAAGGCATAA
- a CDS encoding GntR family transcriptional regulator, protein MSVLSLEPIESDASFRRRAYEALRAAILATNIYESPVEALRLDERRLAAKLGVSRTPIREALARLEHEGLVQNLPRRGYFIVRKNRAELVEVITVWAALESMAARLITTNATDEEIKSLRNIFATFDGDRIAAKLDEYSDANLQFHQRILELSHCKQLARTAEGILIHVRSIRHRSIGENRRFEKSIVDHMHIIEALEARDADLAERLVRNHALNLAAHVTQYTNDLGETHGANDSSR, encoded by the coding sequence ATGTCCGTTCTTTCTCTCGAACCGATCGAATCCGACGCGAGCTTCCGGCGGCGTGCCTATGAGGCGCTGCGCGCCGCGATCCTGGCCACCAATATCTATGAGTCGCCGGTGGAGGCACTTCGTCTGGACGAGCGGCGGCTTGCCGCCAAGCTTGGCGTAAGCCGGACGCCGATTCGCGAGGCTCTGGCTCGCCTCGAGCATGAAGGCCTCGTCCAGAATCTTCCGCGGCGCGGCTACTTCATCGTGCGCAAGAATCGCGCCGAGCTCGTCGAGGTCATCACCGTGTGGGCAGCGCTCGAGAGCATGGCCGCCCGCTTGATCACGACAAATGCCACCGACGAAGAAATCAAGTCGCTGCGCAATATCTTCGCCACCTTTGACGGCGACCGTATTGCCGCCAAGCTCGACGAATACTCCGACGCCAATCTTCAATTTCATCAACGCATTCTCGAGCTCTCGCACTGCAAACAGCTCGCGCGAACGGCCGAAGGCATCTTGATCCACGTCCGTTCGATCCGCCACCGTTCGATCGGTGAGAACCGCAGATTCGAAAAATCGATCGTCGACCACATGCACATCATCGAAGCCCTCGAGGCGCGTGACGCGGATCTCGCAGAACGGCTCGTCCGCAATCACGCATTGAATTTGGCTGCGCACGTGACGCAGTACACGAACGACCTAGGAGAGACGCATGGCGCAAACGATTCCAGCCGGTAA
- the frc gene encoding formyl-CoA transferase — protein MTAVSEQTKTKALSGVRVLDMTHVQAGPSATQILAWLGADVIKVELPGRGDITRGQLRDIPNVDSLYFTMLNCNKRSVTLNTKHAEGKKIFEGLLRNCDVIVENFGPGVLDRQGFTWERMQELNPRLIYASIKGFGPGNYENAKAYETVAQAMGGAMSTTGWEDGPPTSTGAQIGDSGTGIHTVAAILAALYQRDVHTKRGQRVVCAMQDSVLNLCRVKMRDQQRLTHGPLREYPNKSFNGVVPRSGNASGGGQPGAALKCKPGGMNDYVYMIIQPQIWEPLCKTMGKPELATDPAWATPEARLPKLDEMFKLIETWTSTFTKYEVLEKCNEIDVPCGPILDMRELLEDESLRKRNMIAKVEHPQRGEFYTVGCPLNLSDSPADIKRPPLLGEHNEEILTELGYSKADLERLHTDGAI, from the coding sequence ATGACAGCTGTTAGCGAACAAACGAAAACCAAGGCGTTATCCGGCGTACGCGTGCTCGACATGACGCACGTGCAAGCCGGACCATCGGCGACGCAGATTCTTGCGTGGCTCGGCGCAGACGTCATCAAGGTCGAGCTGCCGGGACGCGGCGACATCACGCGCGGACAGCTGCGTGACATTCCGAACGTCGACAGCTTGTATTTCACGATGCTCAACTGCAACAAGCGCAGCGTAACGCTCAACACCAAGCATGCCGAAGGCAAGAAGATCTTCGAAGGTCTTCTGCGTAACTGCGACGTGATCGTCGAGAACTTCGGCCCCGGCGTTCTCGACCGCCAGGGCTTCACGTGGGAGCGCATGCAAGAGCTGAATCCGCGTTTGATCTACGCCTCGATCAAGGGCTTCGGCCCCGGGAACTACGAGAACGCGAAGGCGTACGAGACCGTTGCGCAAGCGATGGGTGGTGCGATGAGCACGACGGGATGGGAAGACGGACCTCCGACGAGTACCGGCGCGCAAATCGGCGATTCGGGAACCGGAATCCACACTGTTGCGGCGATTCTTGCAGCGCTTTATCAGCGCGATGTGCACACCAAACGCGGGCAACGCGTCGTTTGCGCAATGCAAGATTCCGTCTTGAACCTCTGCCGCGTCAAAATGCGCGATCAGCAGCGTCTGACGCACGGACCGTTGCGCGAGTATCCGAACAAGAGCTTCAACGGCGTCGTTCCGCGTTCGGGAAACGCATCGGGCGGCGGACAACCCGGCGCGGCGCTCAAGTGCAAACCAGGCGGCATGAACGACTACGTTTACATGATCATCCAACCGCAGATTTGGGAGCCCCTGTGCAAGACGATGGGCAAGCCTGAATTGGCCACGGATCCTGCGTGGGCCACGCCTGAGGCGCGTCTTCCGAAGCTGGATGAAATGTTCAAGCTCATCGAAACATGGACGAGCACATTTACGAAGTACGAAGTCCTCGAGAAATGTAACGAGATCGACGTCCCATGCGGGCCGATCCTCGACATGCGTGAACTGCTCGAAGATGAATCGCTGCGCAAGCGAAACATGATCGCCAAAGTCGAGCACCCGCAGCGCGGCGAGTTCTACACCGTCGGCTGCCCGCTCAACCTCTCCGACTCGCCGGCCGACATAAAACGTCCGCCGCTACTCGGGGAACACAATGAAGAGATCCTCACCGAGCTTGGTTACTCGAAAGCCGACCTCGAACGTCTCCACACCGACGGAGCCATCTGA
- a CDS encoding thiamine pyrophosphate-binding protein, protein MAQTIPAGKELPKINGEPPEQKTSGGHLVAKALKAEGIDAIFTLCGGHIIDIYDGCIDEGIKIIDVRHEQVAAHAADGYARMTGRMGCAVVTAGPGTTNSVTGVANAFRAESPMLLIGGQSALSQHMMGGLQNLAHVDIMRPITKFATSVPTTERIGDFVAMAARESFNGAYGPSYLEIPRDVLDLKIDPSKAVLPKAGEYRASTRSIGDPADIEKLADIIVRAKKPCILLGQQVWTCRGTDAARTFVEKLNIPAYMNGAGRGTLPPDHPLNFQLTRRDAFAEADVTIVVGTPFDFRLRYGKSLKSSTVVQIDMSYTTVGRNRDINLGLVGDVGAILAAVTQAVSGRSNNGAPGRNEWVKYLRAKEDAAVAARLPKLKSDANPIHPYRLAYEIDEFLTDNSIFVGDGGDVVTFAGNVVRPKGPGLWMDPGPLGTLGVGTGFAMAAKLTQPKREVVALFGDGSFAMTGFDIQTAIRFGLPYIAIVGNNMYMNQIRCGQIQKYGKERGDVGNYLGEVDFEKFADMLGIYGESVREPGQIRPALERARASGTCAIINVWLDPDAYAPGTENQTMYK, encoded by the coding sequence ATGGCGCAAACGATTCCAGCCGGTAAAGAGCTTCCCAAAATCAACGGCGAGCCGCCGGAGCAAAAGACGTCGGGTGGCCATCTCGTCGCCAAAGCGCTCAAAGCCGAAGGCATCGACGCAATCTTCACGCTCTGCGGCGGCCACATCATCGACATCTACGACGGCTGCATCGATGAAGGCATCAAGATCATCGACGTCCGTCACGAGCAAGTCGCAGCACACGCTGCCGATGGTTACGCGCGCATGACCGGCAGGATGGGATGCGCCGTCGTTACCGCGGGTCCCGGCACGACGAACTCCGTTACCGGCGTCGCCAATGCATTCCGTGCCGAAAGTCCGATGCTCTTGATCGGCGGACAGTCTGCGCTCTCGCAACACATGATGGGCGGTCTGCAAAACCTTGCTCACGTCGACATCATGCGGCCGATAACGAAGTTCGCAACCTCGGTTCCGACGACCGAACGCATCGGCGATTTCGTTGCGATGGCGGCACGCGAAAGTTTCAACGGCGCATACGGCCCCTCGTATCTCGAGATTCCGCGCGACGTCCTCGATCTTAAGATCGATCCGTCCAAAGCAGTGCTCCCGAAAGCCGGCGAATATCGCGCCTCCACGCGCAGCATCGGCGATCCGGCCGATATCGAGAAGCTCGCCGACATTATCGTTCGGGCTAAAAAGCCGTGCATATTGCTCGGCCAGCAAGTTTGGACGTGCCGTGGAACCGATGCGGCGCGCACGTTTGTCGAGAAACTGAACATCCCGGCTTACATGAACGGCGCAGGCCGCGGAACGCTCCCACCCGATCATCCGCTGAACTTTCAGCTCACGCGGCGTGATGCGTTCGCCGAAGCCGACGTCACGATCGTCGTCGGAACACCATTCGATTTCCGTCTGCGTTACGGCAAGAGCCTCAAGTCATCGACTGTCGTGCAGATCGACATGTCGTACACGACGGTCGGACGCAATCGTGACATCAATCTCGGTTTGGTCGGCGACGTCGGTGCGATCTTAGCCGCGGTGACGCAAGCCGTCTCCGGCCGCAGCAATAACGGGGCCCCCGGTCGCAACGAGTGGGTGAAATATTTGCGCGCCAAAGAGGATGCCGCCGTAGCAGCGCGTCTCCCGAAACTGAAGAGCGACGCCAACCCGATTCATCCATACCGTCTCGCGTATGAAATCGACGAGTTCCTCACCGACAACTCGATCTTCGTCGGTGACGGCGGCGACGTGGTCACGTTTGCGGGCAACGTCGTACGCCCGAAAGGTCCGGGACTTTGGATGGACCCGGGTCCGCTCGGAACGCTCGGCGTCGGGACCGGTTTCGCAATGGCGGCCAAGCTCACGCAACCAAAACGCGAAGTCGTTGCGCTGTTCGGCGATGGCTCATTTGCCATGACCGGCTTCGACATACAGACCGCGATCCGGTTCGGGCTTCCGTACATTGCGATCGTCGGCAACAACATGTACATGAATCAAATCCGCTGCGGACAGATTCAGAAGTACGGCAAAGAGCGCGGCGACGTCGGGAATTATCTCGGCGAAGTCGATTTCGAGAAGTTCGCCGATATGCTCGGCATCTACGGCGAATCCGTCCGGGAACCCGGACAGATTCGTCCGGCGCTCGAACGCGCGCGTGCTTCCGGAACCTGTGCGATCATCAACGTCTGGTTGGACCCCGACGCATACGCGCCGGGGACTGAAAACCAGACCATGTATAAATAG
- a CDS encoding NAD(P)H-dependent oxidoreductase subunit E, whose protein sequence is MPDLHFTSAQPTDEERSAIDAFLDAEIPRRDLLLPALHAVNDRIGWISGGALNLVSERLNVAPAEAYGVATFYAMFSMKPQPPKVIHVCDDIACQTSGADALCAELERSCGKAGTPSKDGSFTWLRSPCLGLCERAPAALVIEAGPVASGRAIAPMNAGDIAGLAQGAAIGSASRNGASRPNIGGGPFKLLARVGKVDPEDIDEYRANGGFAALRRALEIGPAGVVREVVASKLLGRGGAAFPTGRKMDAVAKESVRPHYLVCNADESEPGTFKDRVVMENDPFAVIEAMTIAALGGGCDHGFIYIRGEYPLAATRLKNAIDQSRARGFLGENILGRGMNFDIEIRRGAGAYICGEETALFNSIEGKRGEPRNKPPFPAQSGVFGKPTLANNVETLVCLPLIIHEGGDAFARIGIENSTGPKLFCLSGCVEKPGVYEVPFGTTLGELIEMGGGVRGGKKLRTVLMGGAAGSFVAPDKLSMPLTFEATRTAGTTLGSGVVMVFDDSIDLGHTLHRIAAFFHDESCGQCVPCRVGTVRQEEALARIAATPSDKRAVDVDLLADIGRVMRDASICGLGQTAAGAIDSALKLGLL, encoded by the coding sequence GTGCCGGATCTGCACTTCACGTCGGCACAACCGACGGACGAAGAGCGATCGGCAATCGACGCATTTCTCGACGCGGAAATTCCACGCCGCGATCTTCTGCTACCGGCCCTGCATGCGGTCAACGATCGCATCGGTTGGATCAGCGGCGGCGCGCTGAATCTCGTCTCCGAGCGACTGAACGTGGCACCCGCCGAAGCCTACGGCGTCGCGACGTTCTACGCGATGTTCTCGATGAAGCCACAGCCTCCGAAGGTCATCCACGTCTGCGACGACATCGCTTGTCAAACAAGCGGCGCGGACGCGCTGTGCGCCGAGCTCGAACGCTCCTGCGGCAAAGCCGGTACGCCATCGAAAGACGGCAGCTTCACCTGGCTGCGCAGTCCGTGTCTCGGACTCTGCGAACGCGCTCCCGCTGCGCTCGTGATCGAAGCCGGACCGGTAGCGTCAGGGCGCGCAATCGCGCCGATGAACGCCGGCGACATCGCCGGCCTTGCACAAGGCGCGGCAATCGGTTCAGCCTCGCGCAACGGTGCGTCACGTCCCAATATCGGCGGCGGTCCGTTCAAATTGCTCGCGCGCGTCGGAAAGGTCGACCCTGAAGACATCGACGAGTATCGCGCGAACGGCGGCTTTGCCGCATTGCGCCGCGCGCTCGAGATCGGTCCGGCCGGCGTCGTGCGCGAAGTCGTCGCCTCCAAGCTGCTTGGACGTGGCGGCGCAGCGTTTCCAACCGGACGCAAGATGGACGCCGTCGCGAAAGAATCGGTGCGTCCGCACTATCTCGTATGTAACGCGGACGAATCCGAACCCGGAACGTTCAAAGACCGGGTCGTGATGGAAAACGATCCGTTCGCGGTCATCGAAGCGATGACGATAGCGGCGCTCGGCGGTGGTTGCGACCACGGCTTCATCTATATTCGCGGCGAGTACCCGCTCGCGGCTACGCGGCTGAAAAACGCAATCGATCAATCCCGCGCGCGCGGATTTCTCGGCGAGAACATTCTCGGCAGAGGCATGAATTTCGATATCGAAATTCGCCGCGGCGCCGGCGCGTATATTTGCGGCGAAGAGACTGCGCTCTTCAATTCGATCGAAGGCAAGCGTGGTGAGCCGCGCAACAAGCCGCCCTTCCCTGCGCAATCCGGCGTGTTCGGAAAACCGACGCTCGCCAACAATGTCGAAACGCTCGTTTGCCTTCCGCTCATAATTCACGAAGGTGGTGACGCGTTCGCGCGGATCGGCATCGAAAACTCGACCGGGCCGAAGCTGTTCTGCCTTTCCGGCTGCGTCGAGAAGCCCGGCGTTTATGAAGTTCCGTTCGGGACGACGCTCGGCGAACTGATCGAGATGGGCGGAGGAGTGCGCGGCGGCAAGAAGTTGCGCACCGTGTTGATGGGCGGCGCCGCCGGCTCGTTCGTGGCGCCCGATAAGCTTTCGATGCCGCTGACGTTTGAAGCGACGCGTACCGCAGGTACGACGCTCGGCTCCGGCGTTGTCATGGTGTTCGATGATTCGATCGATCTCGGACACACGTTGCATCGTATCGCAGCCTTCTTTCACGATGAATCCTGCGGCCAGTGCGTACCTTGCCGCGTCGGCACCGTTCGTCAGGAGGAGGCGCTGGCACGTATTGCGGCCACGCCGAGTGACAAACGCGCGGTCGACGTCGACTTGCTTGCCGACATCGGGCGCGTGATGCGCGACGCATCGATCTGCGGTTTGGGACAGACTGCTGCCGGCGCCATCGACTCAGCTCTCAAATTGGGACTACTTTGA